The following coding sequences lie in one Populus nigra chromosome 15, ddPopNigr1.1, whole genome shotgun sequence genomic window:
- the LOC133674914 gene encoding uncharacterized protein LOC133674914 has translation MATSATNSTLKKEKKATPSSHPHTSTRKQGVSRPASPSSGSTNKDNSSTPSGKPIPNYLKPTFSSRPEPLKQVKKTGHEDTTQKPALLRRRSFDRPPSLHHHVQKLDPSSDPKERLGRDRIIGTARSSSFSSKNVTSPKTVVDRNAPTNKPGKSHQPLTTRTIGRSISLSNKKVTNAPVLPKEPVGHDGTLNLDLQTMLESNEESFLAHETEEILNDVSEEQVPSDSPKAENEEVHIDAEETEVNNGEDEKLIKGSNIPTVAGGEINVSALAKPVEETETELHQENEDQLEGEENNGKLEESINVNANPEEGIADEAKVEAVDKERVEENIVNDNAVSDEELVGEEKKREDMNQGNEGSEELKPHEGQDQVVKNAHEEEKAPDAADSQKKQVVQGNKKESHAAYNDVIEETKNKLLEERKNKVKALVGAFETVIDYESGSK, from the coding sequence atggCAACAAGTGCAACCAATAGCACcttgaagaaggagaagaaggccACACCCTCTTCACATCCTCACACGAGTACTCGCAAGCAAGGAGTTTCAAGACCAGCCAGCCCTTCATCAGGCTCCACGAACAAGGATAATTCCAGCACCCCATCAGGAAAACCTATCCCAAACTACCTCAAGCCTACGTTTAGCTCAAGACCTGAGCCCTTAAAACAAGTTAAGAAAACTGGCCATGAAGACACCACTCAAAAGCCTGCTCTTCTTAGAAGAAGATCCTTTGATAGGCCTCCATCTCTTCATCACCATGTACAAAAACTAGACCCCTCATCAGATCCTAAAGAGAGACTGGGTCGGGACAGAATAATAGGCACTGCCCGATCTTCAtctttttcatcaaaaaatgTTACTTCACCAAAAACTGTTGTGGACAGGAATGCCCCAACAAATAAGCCAGGAAAATCTCATCAGCCACTGACTACAAGGACAATAGGGAGGAGTATTAGTCTCTCTAACAAGAAAGTGACCAATGCTCCTGTTTTGCCGAAGGAGCCAGTTGGTCATGATGGAACTCTCAATTTGGATCTTCAAACCATGCTAGAAAGCAATGAAGAGTCTTTCTTGGCTCATGAAACTGAAGAGATACTGAATGATGTGAGCGAGGAACAAGTTCCTTCTGATTCACCAAAGGCTGAAAATGAGGAAGTGCATATTGATGCTGAAGAAACTGAAGTTAACAATGGTGAAGATGAGAAGCTCATCAAGGGTTCTAACATTCCCACGGTCGCTGGAGGAGAAATTAATGTCTCCGCATTAGCTAAACCGGTTGAAGAAACAGAAACTGAGTTGCATCAAGAAAACGAAGACCAACTTGAAGGAGAGGAGAATAATGGCAAATTAGAAGAAAGCATCAACGTTAATGCTAACCCTGAAGAGGGTATCGCAGATGAGGCTAAAGTTGAGGCTGTTGATAAAGAAAGAGTGGAAGAGAACATTGTGAACGACAATGCAGTTTCTGATGAAGAACTTGTGGGTGAAGAAAAGAAGCGTGAAGACATGAACCAAGGTAATGAAGGAAGTGAGGAACTTAAGCCCCATGAAGGACAAGATCAAGTAGTGAAAAATGctcatgaagaagaaaaagcacCAGATGCAGCTGATTCGCAAAAGAAGCAAGTTGTACAAGGAAACAAGAAGGAATCTCATGCTGCATACAATGATGTGATCGAAGAGACTAAGAATAAGCTACTTGAGGAGAGAAAGAACAAGGTGAAGGCACTGGTTGGGGCTTTTGAGACAGTCATAGACTATGAATCTGGTTCTAAATAA